Below is a genomic region from Persicimonas caeni.
CGACAAAGATCATTTCCTGCGCTTGGAGACCGGTAAGGTGCTCCAGTCGATGATCGACGGGTCGCACTTCGAAGTGCTCGAAGGCGTAGGTCACTGCCCGATGGAAGATTCCCCCCATGAATTCAGTCGGATCTTGGACCGCTTTATCCGCGGCTGAGTGCTCGCCGGCTCTCCGAGTGGGCGTCAGACCACTAATTCAAACCTCGCGAAGCAACAACTCGCCGGGGTCTTGGCCTAGCTTTTCACGAAGCTCGCGGCGTCCGTCGTCGAGCTCGCTGACGATGATCTTGCCGCTGCCGCTGGCAAGCTCCCCATTCTCCAAGGCTTGATGCCAGCGGAACGTAATCTGCTCGCCCTTGATGGCGCCGATAAGGTGGCCGCGCTTGACCGGGGTGCCCCGGTACTGCGCCTCGAGGGTCGAGCCGGACTGGCGAAACAAGAAGACGCTGCCGGGCGGCAGGGTGGCCTTGTCGGTCGTGTTGTGAATCAGCCGAAAAGCGCACTGGTCGAGGCCTGGCTGCTGGGGCTTGTAGCGTCGCACCATCGGGAAGGAGCCCGACGGTGCGTGAGCAAACGCAGGGTGAGCGCGTACGCCGTAGGGAATGGTGTCGGGCTCGACCAACTCGAAGGAGAAATCGGCGAAGAAGCGCTTGGCCGAGCGTGTGGTCAGATAGATCGCCTCGACGGGCTTGTCGTCCATCGCTTCGCCCAGCACGGTCGCCAGCAGCGAGGCGCCGATGCCGCTTCCGCGCGAGGGCGAGGCCACGGCCAGCGAGTGGAGCACGATGCATTCGTCACTTCGCGTCCAACCCACGCAGG
It encodes:
- a CDS encoding GNAT family N-acetyltransferase, encoding MTRNRHIASLGFRLEETRSIDKVRPLLRASGVEPLREAAQAGPWEPSTYLVSCTAAGGISACVGWTRSDECIVLHSLAVASPSRGSGIGASLLATVLGEAMDDKPVEAIYLTTRSAKRFFADFSFELVEPDTIPYGVRAHPAFAHAPSGSFPMVRRYKPQQPGLDQCAFRLIHNTTDKATLPPGSVFLFRQSGSTLEAQYRGTPVKRGHLIGAIKGEQITFRWHQALENGELASGSGKIIVSELDDGRRELREKLGQDPGELLLREV